The genome window ACACTCAGCTGCAGCTAACCTTATGATCTTGGAGATTTTGATACCTGAATAATGTACTTGACAAGTTTTAAATCTATCATACACATCAATTCCCTACATATTTTTTTCATGCTACAAAAATGAATCACATGGTCATGATCAGTTCAGTCCATATTGAAAACAGTTCCTCAAGTATGCATCATCGATATCAAGATGGTTGTCAACAAAgaatattttcaaattttaccaATGAAATGGTACATCTAACAAAGCTAACCAATATATTTGAATCATGTATCTAAAACATTCAACAAAATGATCTGTACAGACAGGGAGTAGACCCCTGAAACTATTCATTTTTTTAACCTGATTTTATATGGAGGATTTCAATCTTGAGCTGTAACAGCTTATGGGGTGTGATATCACTTGATATAATTTGAATAAGGCCATGATGTTGAAGACAAAAACAGGTAAATCAAATTGGAAAATGAGCATGACCCAAATGGCAGAATAATTTGTCCAACAATCAATCTAGTCAACATAATATATAGGTTCAGTTTAATTTAATCCAAAACAAACAAATGATTCAGCAAAATTAATAGTATCAAACATACGAATGATCTAACATGAAAGCTATAGTTTAGTAGATGGTATGAAAGGATTCCTAAAGAAACTTACATGGCATCAGAATCATTGAAATAAGATGCCAAACCAAGCAGATTGCTGAACAATGGCTTTTACAGCTTATTACTAGTTAAATGCATAAAAGAATCATGACAGCAAAATTGAGTGGCTGGATTATGAACTAGATCAAGAAGAAAGAGGAGTACCTTCTCACAGCCTGATTGCACTGTTCCAAGAGTACCTCAGTTTCATGGATCTTCCTGCTGACAGTTTCCTCGAGTTCCCATGCCTTCTCCTCCAAAGCATTTCTCCCTATCTCTGCATCTGCGATGTCCCTCTCAACTGCCTGCATCTCCCTTTTCATCCTCTCCACATCACGCACGTTCACAGCCTGTGTATCGATCCTCCTATGCAGTTCTTCATTCTCCTCGCACAGCCTCTTGCTCTCCTTCTCCTTGGCCTCCAGCTCCTTCTCCCACTCTCCCAGTGCAGACTCCATCGCAGCCACCTTCCCGCCCCAAGAGTCCACCACCGCCTGGAACTTCTTGACATCCTCCACCAGCATGCCTTTCTCCCGCTCGAGGGCCTTCTTCTTCGATGGCTCCGCTTGCAGAGCTTGGAGCTTGGCCTCGAGCTCGGTGGCCTCTTTCTCAAGGGCATCAATGGCTGCAGCGGTGTTGGCAGCCTGGTGCTGGGCCTTGCCGAGGTACTCCTCATCGAGCTCCTCCACGGCGTCATCCTCGCCGCTGATGAAGAGGGAATAGCTGCGGGTGACGAAGAGGAGGAGGTCGTTGGGTTGATCCTGCTGAGGTGACGATGAGGCGGCGAGGTGGTCGGAAACGCGGGCAAGCTGGATGAGCCAGTAGAGGACGGAGAGGAGGTGAGGCCAGGCGTGGGGGGTGCCGGGGGCCTTGAGAGCGGAGCGATTGAGCTTGAGGGGGCAATGGAGGTTGCGGAGGAGGGCTGGAAGGTCGTCGTCTAGGTCGTCGAGGGGCCAGTCCATGCGAGCGAGGATGAAGCGGAGCGCTTCGGTGATGTCGCGGGCGGCGGGGAGCGGCGGTCTGAGGGAGACCGGGGCGGAGTGGGAGGTGAGGAAGGCGTTGACGGCGCGGAGGGCGGAGGACTGGGCGGAGCGGTCAGTCAGGAGGGCAGAGGCGGGGCGGCCACCCGCGGAGGAGGGGCGGCCGCTGCAGAGGCTGGCGTCGGAGTCGCGGCCGCCGGCGACCGAAGCGAAGTCGAAGTGACGAGCCACGTCGAAGGGCGACGGAAGGGGCGCTGCCCTGTCTGGGGGGCCGGTGGTGGCCTTGGTGTACCGCCGACGAACACCGcggcctcctcctcctgctgctccTCGCATCCCTAATCTTGCAGTTTCCCGCTTCCGGTCGAACATTTCTTCGAACGCGATTTAAAAAGTAGAAAGATGAAACCCCAAACGAACACAGTCCGAGGCGCCTCTTACAAGCCCGGCCCAAATGCTTTAAAGAATATGGATCATATTTAATTCCCAAATTGCACTTATGTAAAATAAAATTGCATACAATTAAATGTTGCACTTGTGCAACTACTGGAAATAAAATGTTCATATCAATTTCTTGTAATTTCTTTCCAATAAAACACAATCCATCTGAGAGATACCCTTTATCTCAAATGTATACTAAGTACATTTGTCATCCATGAATCTTAGTCGTCTTTCATGGACTTGATGATATACCTACCTTCAAAGGTTTTGTGGGTACGTCCAATCGAAGGGGCTTTGATACACCGACATAAACAGAAATTACAATTGACGGAGGTTTTAACCTTGTTGGGTTTAGATGCATACAAGACGGTATACGTCTAATTAGATGTAGTAATAGGAGAGGCCCATCAGCTAAGACATATAAATACCATTAAATTTCTTCATGTATCTTTTACCAAAATCCAAGAATGCATAATTACCATTTATCGGATGTTTGGCAGCTCCTTTCATCCGTATTTCTGCATCTCATGCGTGTTTTCTGCACAGATGACCGCCTGACATCTTCATACACAACTGCAGTGAAAACCGTTCACAATGTCTCTAATGAGTTCCGCTTCCATGTGGATGACACCCTTTACGCTCTCTTTGTTGGCTGCAATAGAACTGCTGCAACCTCAAGAGCAACACCATTATGCAGCAACAAGGTACATTAGTCATCTGTAGCACCTACAATTATCTTCGGATCATGGCCCCAGAGCTTCAGCTCGCagcgaaggaggtcaagcatctcaTATATGTCATCAGACTGCGGATGTGACCCATCTCCAGCTACAAACTCATGGATCTCGCAACCGATCTCGATGCTGCTACACCCTGGTGTCTTTGTCACTCCGACGGCCTTCATCTTGCTTCGGATTGCACCGACGCCGTCCCACTGCCCATCCGCAGCATAAATATTTGACAGGAGCACGTAATTGGAGTCACATTCTGGCTCTAATTGCAGAAGGTATGCTGTCACTCTCTCTGCTAGTTGGATATCCCCGTGCACCCTGCAAGCAGCCAGAAGTGAGCTCAAGACTACCTCATTTGGCCGGAAAGGCATGCTCTCGATCGTGCTCACGGCTTCCTCCAACCTCCCAGCCCGGCTGAGTAGATCCACCAAACAACCGAAGTGCTCAACTCTCGGTGGCAACTTGTAGTGTTCCCTCATCAGATCGTAAAACTTCAGGCCTTCATGTACCAAACCAGCATGACTACAGGCGGTAAGCACACCTGTGAAGCTCACTCCATCGGGCCCGAATCCCTCACTCCGCATCATCTTGAAATGCTCAATAGCCTCATGGCAGCAACCATTCACTGCAAATCCAACAACAATGGAATTCCAAGACACCAGTGTTCTCGTGCACATTCTTTCGAACAGCTGGTGAGCGAAATCGACACGGCCGCACCTTGAGTACATGTCGATGAGGGAATTGGCCAGCCGAACATTGTTCGAGAGGCCATGGTTCTTGACGTACCGATGCACCCAAAGCCCATGGTTGAGAGCTCCCAGGCTAGTGCAAGCCGCAATGACTGCTAGGATCGTCACGTAATCTGCATCGATCCTGCTGAGCTGCATCGCTCGAAAACAATCCAATGCCTCCTCGACAAGACCATTCTTGACGCACCCGTCAATCACCACGGTCCAAGATACCTTATCTTTCCTCGGCATTCTGTTGAACCAAGACAAGGCATGGTCGACGTCCCCAGCCCGCATGTACCCAGCGATCATGGTGTTGAAGGAGACCGTGTTCTTAACGGGCATTCGGTCGAACACCTCGCCAGCGAGGTCTGCCCGGCCGCACTTGGCGTACATATCGACGAGGGCGGTGGAGAAAACGACGAGTTCCTCAGGAGCAGCGTCCGGGCGCCTTCGCTTGAGGGACTGAGCGTGAATGGCGCACCCAAGGGGAAGGGCGGAGGGGTAGGATGGGAAGTCGGCGCAGGCGGAGAGGAGGGCGACGAGGGTGACGTTGTTGGGGTTGACGCCTGCAGAAAGCATGTCTCCAAAGGCGCATGCAGCGTCGGACAGGCGGCCGCGTCGGGCTTGGCGGGCGATGGCAGCGGTCCATGAGACGACATCCCGCGCCGAACAATGCTCGACAGAAGAGGAGAGATTTGGGAGAGTGGTGGAGGAAAGGTGTCGTCGGGGAAGAGGGCGAGTGTGTGGTTGGGGCCGCCGCGGCGGCGGTGAAGGAACGGGAGGGAGTTGAGTGAGAGTTTGAGCGGCCATCTTGCGTCTACAAGATGACAGCTACATTGCTGAGGTTACAGATTGCTTATGACCTTAAACCCCATCATCCAAGCCACTCTACTCTCGTGGTAAAGCCGCGAAGGGTATTCATCCCATTTCTGCCATTAATCTCAACCGCCCATCTCATATGATCAAATCAACAATCTGAGATGGACGGCTTTTAAGCGACCTTTATAACCGAGGCCACTAAGCAAGCACAAATACCGACGGCTACAATCTCAGAAGCATATAAAAAACCAGGGGCAAGCGATGCGCAACATAGGCGCATTCGAAAACCAAAATGATCTATGTATACATGTAGGATTTAAGACGCTCATACCAGCAGAATTCAACGACAATTAGTTATTTAAATACCATGATATAACTAAGTAGTTTCAATAAAATAATACATATTTGTTTGTAATATGTACCTCTGTGAAATATGAATTTGATTACACTAAATGCATATCGTTGCCATTTCCTATCAACTACAATTGATAATATCACTTCAACTCATATAATAGACATGACTCCTGTACCAATAAGTGTAGGTCGATATATTTTCCGCCCTACTAAAAAATAATTACTTAGGCAAGTAAACGATTGACCAAAAATGTATATAGAAAAAGCCTTGATAGAAACAAAACAGTCAGAGATGACTAGACCATACGATGGAAAAAGCAAATTTCCAATAATTATAAAGACAAATTTTTTCAAATTAATCCATTTCCCCAGACGATTTCATTATGCAAAAAGAGAACACTGTGGAGAAAGCCTTAAAGTTCACATGCCATAGTTCGATAGACTCGTGCAATTATAACCTTATTATGCATTTTCAAATTCATTTCAGCAGTTAAAGGCAAAAGAACTCATTGATCCTTTCAACCAACCTCTCCGCTGAACAactcatttcaagtatatatatcGATGAGAAATCCACTTCAGAAACTGAGTCTTCATGAAGCTGCAACAGACAAGCTGCTGCAATGCAGATTTGCCGGCACAATCTTTAACAGCCTCTGTTTCTCatgctgaaaaaaaaaaaaaaagatgggaaAGAGATGCAACATAAGCAGTCGGATATAGAACAATGATAATATCAACCACATAGATGTGAAAGAAGTTACCTTCTTAAGAAAGGCATCAATCTCCTCCTTTGTTAGAGCTTCCTCCCCAGCATTTTTATCCCATCCAAGAGACTGTAAGAAGGCTTCTTCTTCTGGGTCAACAGCAATGTCCAAATAACTAGTTTCTCCATTACCAGCATGAGATCTCCGAGACTCATCAGAGGCACAATGATATCTGTTCAAACAATTTCTGTTATCTGTTAAATGGAACAAACCAGATGCTGACAGAAAGCTGTTCTTTCCCATACGGACAGGGGAAACGATTTGAAGGTTCTCAGTTTCTGACATCTCCAAGCTTTATGTGGTTTCAATAGAAGCTGGCTCTGAAATACTACCTGAACTAGTCCATGATTTCTTCCTAAGTAAATTAAAGATATCATTCCTATTCTGGGCTTGAGACAGAGAGTTTTCTTTCCCCAAACGAGTCATGAACCAAGGCACCATTCTTGTTGTCATCTTTAACCTTTTGGTAAGTTGGGCTCTTCAAAAGAATTACTGCACTAGATGGAACAAGGCCAATGGAGTTCATTATTTCACCGATACCTGGGCCATCTTTTGCAGTGGGTAGATGTCATTCTTCTCTCGGTTAATAATTCAAAAGTTTCCCCATGGAGATATCTTTGTATTGTCAGATCTGGTTGGCTGTCGGACATTATGGTTTACATGTGACAGCTGGCTGATCTTAGTAACAGAGGTAAAGTTTCTGCCTCTTGCAACTTTTGATTTTGTCTTTTCTGATGAGTTGAAACTCTCAAAAGAGTACATTCTGATGAGAATTATTTTGAAATACAAATAATGCAAGAGTGAAACAAAAGGAACCAGAAAGCCATTGCCTTCACAAACAGAAAATGTggaagaagaaacagaagaacaAGATGCACAGCCAACACTCTTTAACCACTCATAACAAAGATCTTTAGCTTATTAGCTGACCACATCCACTATACATCTCATGAGAACCATATAATAAGACAAAGGCTAATCTCCTGTAGAACaggataaagtaataaaatatgtaCCCGTTGCAGCTTAAATAACTTTCAAATTTCTTAGACTATGAACATGAACATTTCAGCTTGTTTCTGGGGCCATGGTACAAAATCTGGGTACAGTATGTGTCTGATGCTTCTCAGATGGGTGTAAGATATTGAATTATCCAATTTTTCGAACAATTACTAAAGAATCATATACATGGAAATACTTGGAGATGCTTTGTGAATAAATATAAgaactttcttattgaaaatagtcTATAGTGATATGTTGTTTCATGACATTTGTATCAAACATTATATTATGCTTGATAAATAATAATTGTATCTTATTTGTCTTATAGttgtttcttttttactttctcTATATTTTTTAGCATTATGTTAGCAAACCATTATATTAATGAATAGCTTAGCAATACTAGTTAACTACTAATTGTGTATCATGTTCTATAACTCAAAACCCTAACCCTTAATATAAACATCAATTATTGTTAAAACATGAAAATGTATATTATTTTTGCAATTGATAGATATATCCATACAAATCAATTCTGGTTTTGTTGGATGCTTGTCATATCTTTCTCAAACCAAACTATGGTCACAAATGACTGTTCGACTTGTCAAAGACTAGTTCAAAGATAAGCATAATTCTAAAACTTGATTTTTTAACGGGAGATAATTGAACATGCCAGAACTCAATTTGTTACAGCTCTCATTAATAAGCTCATGGACAAGATCATTTGTAAACTCTTGAACAAGCTCATTTATGCATTAGAACAGATCCACATCTTTATAAGTATGGATGGAAAAACTGCTTTCTCAAAAATAGGAACACAAAGTTCAATATGATAAAGCCATTTTGAAAATAagatccaaaaaccaaatatgcTAAGATTCAAATGAAGATAACAGGTCTCATAAGCTAAGGCCTTATCTGCGGGGCTGTGAAGCACTTGCACAAAAATGTGTGACAGGCCAAACTTGAACCAAAATTGAGCTTGCAAAAAATCATAATGAACTGAGCTCAAAAGTCATTTCAAACTTGATTCGAGTTTCAAGCCAAGCTTGAGTTCTCCTAATATAAGTCAAGCAGCCTGAATAGAGCATATTTCAGTTCTGCTCGATTGCAACACTGAATCAAACCAAAAAGAAAACAgacaaaatatgagattttaagATTTTCTTGTTGACATATTTGCataatatgatatttatttttttttcaagaatttaacAATGTTTCAACTATGTTGTATAAGTATCCCATATCCATGTTTATGCCCCATAAAATACACAAGCCTATTTCTTTATCTTAGATATCTTGCCAAAGTTGCAACCACAGTTGACATTCTACAAAAATAACCCTCTTGCACTTAGCTTCTAGATTTCATCACCCAAAAAGTACATCTTGCCATTCAGATCATCAAATGGCATAATTATCCTCTTACTACTTCTAATCAAGTTGTGTAAAAATGTATATTCAAACTCTACTAGTTTTCTCTTCAAAACTTGGATCTCTTGCTTGTGTCAGTTTCTGACCAATGGACTCTCTAGGGTATATTACACCTGTAAACTACTTCCTAGAGATTATATATGAAAAACAAAAATGTCAAATTGTCAGCATAAAACAAGTAGATTGACTACCCATTTCTATGGGCACTTCCATGCCATGTGCAAGAACACAACTTGAGTAAAggggaaaagagaagaaaagtacAAAACTACTATAAAAAAGGAATGATCAAATCATCCTCCAAGATTATCAATTAGTTTGCATCATTGGTTAACGCAAGTGCTATCCCTCTCCTAGTTCTGAGTTATCCATCAAAATATGGTTCAGTGAGCCAATAAACCCAACACTACCAAGAAGGTGGGTGGTGATTTTCATTTGTTGTATGTGCTTGTAGGTTCCACTTCagtatgctatttcacatttttgTGTAATATAGAGATGGAAACTGGAGAGCGAAAGCAAGGAACCTTAGAATGATATCCTCTGGCAGCATGTGCTGCTTATCACTCTGACTAGAGGTTCAACTACCAATAAGGTTGAACTGACAACACGCAAACAATACTCTTGCTTTTTGGCAAGAACTTTTGCCTGAATTTGTGATGGTTGAACTTTCAGAGTAGTTTCCATGGTGTGACATCATTTTGTCTTTTGCAGTGAATTGGGACAACTGTACAAAAATCTCTTGTGCAACATTAATTGACTGAAAAGTCTTGCATCATGATGAGACTAGACTACAAACAAGAATTAATGCCCAGCATTACCACAGTCATGCTATACCTCATGATAACAAGCTTCTACAGAACTACCATTGACAACTAAATCATACATTGTAAGGGAATAACATAATCACCTAAAATATGCCACCAACATGCTCTCTAACTCAAGGACAATCAAATTCCATTCGGGCAATAATCTCAACTTGACCAAATAGATAAACAGTACACCTACCAACATATGATTTCCTTCTCTATCAAAAAACATCATCTCTTGTTTCTATATGTATTTGAGAAATAATAAACATTGCTGAAGACCAGATAATATTGTTATCTGAAGACAGCATCCAACTTgcttcagaaaaaagaaaaaagatataaatTCATGTTTATCTTTAAATGATAACCTAAAAGGCACAACATTTGATGCATCATTCCACTTTGTCACAATAACACATGGCACAATATGCATCATACCAACTCAAGCCGGCACATGCTCAACATGCAATTCAAATAttctcaaataaatcataaatcatggcaTTAACTCCATAATTTCTGTTGCAGAGACCTTCAACATGCTCATCACGGATTGCAGCAAGTAGAGTTTGTCCAAAGATTGATAACGCTTGTTAAACAACTAAAAGCACACAAAAGCACAAATTACCTTCTATAACAGACCACTTCAATAACTGTTAACTGTTCCACTAATAAATTTGTTTTAAAACCTTGTCAAAAAACTCTATCTCTTGTACTAAAAGATTTCCTACATATTACATCAAGGAGAAAATATCCACAATCTTGAAGTACTTTTTTCTGTCTATATTATCAGACAAACTCTAGTCTTTGCCAGATTCCTACTTCTATAGCGGAAAAGAGGCATTGTTAGTCTTGATGAAAAAATTTAGTCCACCATGATTAAAGATGCCAACCGACAATCTCCTACATGTCATGTTAATGTTCGACCTAAATTGCCAAACCAATATTTCAAAGTTTGAAATCACATAAAGTCCaccataatatttaaaaaaataaaactgaaAAATATGCAAATAAATAATGCTTTTATTGGAGAATCATAACATGATGCGCACCTTCAAAAATGAGTTGTACCATGAAATATAATATACATTTAAACTGCCTTTACAAAATATTTTATCCAAGgcagaattaaaaaaaatcatagattAATGTTCGTGTTTACAGAACTTCACAAGATTCTCCATGCAGCACATAACATGGCCTAACTTAGAAAGTTAATCCACACTCGTACCGTAATTTAAATGGTTGCTAGAATAAACACAGTATACTTTTATCAATCCAATTTACAAAAGATGCACAACTTTCTCAGTGTAAAGGACAAATACTTAGCTAAATACTCCTATGGAGACTGTAATTAAGGAATCAGGAAGCTTAGGCTCAAGTTCAATCAGATAGATTACTCTTTAAGGAGATTCTTCTTATCAAAGAATTTTAACAATGAGAAAGACGAAAAGAAGCAATATATTCAATCATAGTGTCAACGTAGGAAAAGATATCTTGCcaagaaaaaaaggaaattatCATACCGAAGCTTTAGATGTTGGAGGCATCACAGGTATTAATTGCTTGCATTTTCTAAGAGTAAGTTACTCAATCCTCTGAGTGTCAATAGATAATTGCAGAGAAACCAATGCGAAGTTAACTAGATCTCCCTGATGAAAAAAGAAGCAACCACCATTCCATCCTATAGATTACCTGAGGAGTGTTAACAATTTGAGATGGTTCCTGAGCCAATGCCACTGATATGTTCAATCCTGCCATAGTGCTTCCCATCGCGTATGCCTGACAAAAGGGAGCAGCTTGTAGGACAGGTGAGAATGCAGTACCATTAGTTTCAACTTTAAGTGGTACTTCTGCCAGAGTTAAAGCTCCAATTATGATGGGGGAACCAAAAGGAAGACTCTGAACAGCAGTTCTAAGACCAGTAGATGATACACCACCTCCATCTGAAAAGCTCTGCTTCCCTTCAGCCCGAAGGGATGGAAAATTTTTCTCAAAGGCAATCTTGGCAATGCTACAAAATTACAAATTACACTTGCCCCAGAAGAACTGTTATTTGCACTACTTCCACGTCTTTTAGGCCAGGAGTCAACTTGCCTTCCTGCTATCATACACTGGGAATGCCTCAAGGCATCATTTTCAGCCCTACCTCCAAGAGATGAATAATGGTGGTCGAGTCCAATGCCAACCAAAGACCTATTTTCTCTATCACAGTAATCAAAACCCTTCTCCTGGAGTTTATCATGAGACCTGCGGAAACTACTGTAAGCCAGTGATTTACCAGAgctacctttatcatgatttacatAACCATTAGAGCTCAGACTCCCTTGCAAATTCCTATCTTGGTCGCCAAGTAATATATTTCTTGAACCAATCTCAATACCAATTTTACCTGTGAGAAACAAAAGTACATATTAGT of Musa acuminata AAA Group cultivar baxijiao chromosome BXJ2-3, Cavendish_Baxijiao_AAA, whole genome shotgun sequence contains these proteins:
- the LOC135607050 gene encoding pentatricopeptide repeat-containing protein At1g05750, chloroplastic-like — protein: MAAQTLTQLPPVPSPPPRRPQPHTRPLPRRHLSSTTLPNLSSSVEHCSARDVVSWTAAIARQARRGRLSDAACAFGDMLSAGVNPNNVTLVALLSACADFPSYPSALPLGCAIHAQSLKRRRPDAAPEELVVFSTALVDMYAKCGRADLAGEVFDRMPVKNTVSFNTMIAGYMRAGDVDHALSWFNRMPRKDKVSWTVVIDGCVKNGLVEEALDCFRAMQLSRIDADYVTILAVIAACTSLGALNHGLWVHRYVKNHGLSNNVRLANSLIDMYSRCGRVDFAHQLFERMCTRTLVSWNSIVVGFAVNGCCHEAIEHFKMMRSEGFGPDGVSFTGVLTACSHAGLVHEGLKFYDLMREHYKLPPRVEHFGCLVDLLSRAGRLEEAVSTIESMPFRPNEVVLSSLLAACRVHGDIQLAERVTAYLLQLEPECDSNYVLLSNIYAADGQWDGVGAIRSKMKAVGVTKTPGCSSIEIGCEIHEFVAGDGSHPQSDDIYEMLDLLRCELKLWGHDPKIIVGATDD
- the LOC135607049 gene encoding kinetochore protein NDC80 homolog, which produces MFDRKRETARLGMRGAAGGGGRGVRRRYTKATTGPPDRAAPLPSPFDVARHFDFASVAGGRDSDASLCSGRPSSAGGRPASALLTDRSAQSSALRAVNAFLTSHSAPVSLRPPLPAARDITEALRFILARMDWPLDDLDDDLPALLRNLHCPLKLNRSALKAPGTPHAWPHLLSVLYWLIQLARVSDHLAASSSPQQDQPNDLLLFVTRSYSLFISGEDDAVEELDEEYLGKAQHQAANTAAAIDALEKEATELEAKLQALQAEPSKKKALEREKGMLVEDVKKFQAVVDSWGGKVAAMESALGEWEKELEAKEKESKRLCEENEELHRRIDTQAVNVRDVERMKREMQAVERDIADAEIGRNALEEKAWELEETVSRKIHETEVLLEQCNQAVRRLKLGIDFQYVLNSKGSSPAEVLGINYKSILKPALVALSEDTKKISVSKLEESITLQEQSQENAKVLEEKRNNLASFQAKIDEAEARLTFLKNEAEEYASKCAAEAEKIKGEFMNKEHQLSIIEKEAEEFLKNSENELQITTKESDEETQLCASELLALIDAVSEYKEFMESTVSGMKKELSETADFVSSLAAKLVSTVNFSQGGRKRARNPPVN